From Nitratidesulfovibrio vulgaris str. Hildenborough, a single genomic window includes:
- a CDS encoding DMT family transporter, translating to MTGYLLVLLAASLWALIGPLARFCMDEGLSPPEIALWRAAFGALFFALHAWRCGLWRVDPRHGAAMSAFGIVGVGVLFGSYQYAVQEGGAALAAVLLYTAPAWVAVLSRLLLHEPLTRRKLAALVVAMTGAVLTCLSGGGLSGGASTAGIVAGLISGFAYSLHYIFSAHWMRRYSPVTLYLYCLPAGVATLVPFTTFTHKTPTAWLLLVAIGLLTTYCAYFVYCEGIRRLAPTRVAIVANLEPVLAALLAYLWWGELFPPLGWLGAGLVLTAVFLIVLDRSETPQVPPHSTKPE from the coding sequence TTGACCGGATATCTGCTGGTGCTTCTTGCGGCGTCGCTATGGGCGCTCATCGGTCCGCTGGCCCGCTTCTGCATGGACGAAGGACTATCCCCTCCGGAGATAGCGCTGTGGCGCGCCGCATTCGGCGCACTGTTCTTCGCCCTGCATGCGTGGCGATGCGGCCTGTGGAGGGTCGACCCCCGGCACGGGGCAGCCATGTCGGCTTTCGGCATCGTAGGGGTCGGCGTCCTGTTCGGTTCGTACCAGTACGCCGTGCAGGAGGGAGGGGCAGCCCTTGCCGCCGTGTTGCTCTATACCGCACCGGCATGGGTCGCCGTCCTGTCGCGGCTACTCCTGCATGAACCGCTCACCCGACGCAAGCTTGCGGCCCTTGTGGTCGCCATGACGGGCGCGGTGCTCACCTGCCTTTCCGGCGGCGGGCTTTCGGGCGGTGCCAGCACAGCAGGCATCGTGGCGGGTCTCATTTCCGGCTTCGCCTACTCGTTGCACTACATCTTCAGTGCCCACTGGATGCGTCGCTACTCGCCGGTGACGCTCTACCTCTACTGTCTGCCCGCTGGCGTCGCGACACTGGTTCCTTTCACGACCTTCACGCACAAGACGCCCACGGCGTGGCTTCTGCTGGTAGCCATAGGACTGCTGACGACCTACTGCGCCTATTTCGTCTATTGCGAGGGGATACGCCGCCTTGCGCCGACACGGGTCGCCATCGTCGCCAACCTCGAACCTGTACTGGCAGCACTGCTTGCCTACCTGTGGTGGGGTGAACTCTTCCCGCCTCTGGGATGGCTGGGGGCAGGTCTGGTGCTCACGGCGGTCTTTCTCATCGTCCTCGACCGCAGTGAGACCCCACAGGTGCCTCCCCACTCCACCAAGCCCGAGTGA
- a CDS encoding metal-dependent hydrolase translates to MPGYRVHLIAGAVTGAAALTAATQTGLLMADRETQAALFCVTLASSIFPDIDTPSKGRPWFYGALAAADAFLIYTRRYFWASLLGFMAMLPCIGGHRGWTHTWWAMLLVPLPLLLAPVHLFGMSWRGAAVWYLAAVLGYASHLVLDEKW, encoded by the coding sequence ATGCCCGGATACCGAGTGCACCTCATCGCCGGAGCCGTCACCGGGGCTGCGGCGCTCACCGCCGCCACACAGACCGGACTGCTCATGGCAGACAGGGAGACACAAGCGGCACTCTTCTGCGTCACGCTTGCATCGTCGATATTTCCCGACATCGACACCCCCTCCAAGGGACGCCCGTGGTTCTATGGTGCGCTAGCTGCGGCTGACGCCTTCCTCATCTACACGCGACGCTATTTCTGGGCGTCACTGCTCGGATTCATGGCCATGTTGCCCTGTATCGGCGGACACAGAGGATGGACACACACTTGGTGGGCCATGCTGCTGGTTCCCCTGCCGCTGCTGCTTGCCCCTGTGCACCTCTTCGGCATGAGTTGGCGGGGGGCAGCCGTGTGGTATCTTGCCGCAGTACTGGGCTATGCCTCGCATCTGGTGCTCGACGAGAAATGGTAG
- the cobU gene encoding bifunctional adenosylcobinamide kinase/adenosylcobinamide-phosphate guanylyltransferase: protein MRMMLFTGGSRSGKSALAQRWAEAQGARRVYIATAGIRDMEMAERVRRHQAARGEGWTTFEEPLDVVGAIGRAEPRADVVLVDCITLWLSNLMAEDDDASVMSHVRALAAALDGTSLPVALVTNEVGWGIVPPTPLGRRFRDLAGECNQLLAAACQGVVLAVSGLPLAVKGEMPAALR from the coding sequence ATGCGTATGATGTTGTTCACGGGTGGTTCGCGAAGCGGCAAGAGTGCCTTGGCACAACGCTGGGCCGAGGCGCAGGGGGCGCGGCGTGTGTACATTGCCACGGCGGGCATTCGCGATATGGAGATGGCGGAACGTGTGCGTCGACATCAGGCTGCGCGCGGTGAGGGCTGGACGACATTCGAGGAGCCTCTCGACGTGGTCGGGGCCATAGGGCGTGCCGAACCCCGTGCCGATGTGGTGCTTGTGGACTGCATCACGCTGTGGCTTTCGAACCTGATGGCAGAGGATGATGACGCGTCGGTCATGTCGCATGTGCGGGCGCTTGCGGCTGCACTTGATGGGACATCGCTTCCGGTGGCGTTGGTGACCAATGAGGTCGGGTGGGGTATCGTGCCACCCACACCGCTTGGCAGAAGGTTCCGCGACCTTGCGGGCGAGTGCAATCAACTGCTTGCCGCAGCCTGCCAAGGGGTTGTCCTTGCCGTAAGCGGGTTGCCCCTTGCCGTGAAGGGCGAAATGCCAGCTGCCCTGCGCTGA
- a CDS encoding DUF2939 domain-containing protein: MSYLIRIVGAALIGVVVLVASTIPARAAETPEQALRQVQRAIDTSDTALLQRYVDLDAVIGGAVDVFVQTLVRQASSKAGQGGMAPMLAMMVAGMQDGSDAQAAQAMKMLVTGETRKFVLHGVASGKFAGKPRKEPVQQDGGLFSPLFEGASTGRKEIRSITDVKRTGDDATAALKVYDFGNEETYPVNVRLVPVGDSWRVREVTNVKQLADRVRREAADQQTQE, from the coding sequence ATGTCGTATCTCATCCGCATTGTTGGGGCAGCCCTCATAGGGGTTGTCGTCCTTGTCGCCTCGACCATACCCGCCCGTGCCGCAGAGACGCCCGAACAAGCCTTGCGTCAGGTGCAGCGCGCCATCGACACGTCCGATACGGCCCTGTTGCAACGCTACGTCGACCTTGATGCGGTCATCGGCGGGGCGGTGGATGTCTTCGTCCAGACACTGGTCCGTCAGGCATCGTCGAAGGCTGGACAGGGCGGTATGGCCCCGATGCTGGCCATGATGGTGGCGGGTATGCAGGACGGGTCGGACGCACAGGCTGCACAGGCCATGAAGATGCTGGTCACGGGTGAGACACGCAAGTTCGTGCTGCACGGCGTCGCCTCCGGCAAGTTTGCCGGAAAGCCGCGCAAGGAACCCGTGCAACAGGACGGCGGGTTGTTCTCGCCGCTGTTCGAGGGCGCGTCCACGGGCCGCAAGGAGATACGCTCCATCACCGATGTGAAACGCACGGGAGATGATGCCACAGCCGCACTCAAGGTCTACGACTTCGGCAACGAAGAGACCTACCCCGTGAATGTGCGGCTGGTGCCTGTCGGGGATTCGTGGCGGGTGCGCGAGGTGACCAACGTGAAGCAACTGGCCGACCGCGTCCGGCGCGAGGCGGCTGACCAGCAGACACAGGAATAG